In Kryptolebias marmoratus isolate JLee-2015 linkage group LG4, ASM164957v2, whole genome shotgun sequence, the following proteins share a genomic window:
- the rfesd gene encoding Rieske domain-containing protein isoform X1: MNHATPSCQQSNRSFGQRRQSGRASSFAQRAMEEKEQPTEGLHFVGRKDELIEAKRSSRTIEGRDVLVIYHQGVFYAIDCYCYHAGSTLENGDIEEINGKLCIICPKHKYKITLSEGEGLYRGRNPMEKPPVFRWYSKGVKQRTHAVTEKNGEVFVKLCMQPARIDSDYYQGEKGKIERAKAEAAEEDTLVMDEEDV; this comes from the exons ATGAACCACGCAACCCCGAGCTGTCAGCAGAGCAATCGCTCATTTGGACAAAGGAGACAGAGCGGCCGAGCTTCAAG CTTTGCACAAAGAGCCATGGAAGAGAAAGAGCAGCCCACAGAAGGTCTTCACTTCGTTGGCAGGAAGGATGAACTGATTGAAGCAAAGCGCTCTTCCAGAACAATAGAGGGTCGGGACGTACTGGTTATCTACCATCAGGGTGTCTTCTACGCTATTGACTGCTACTGCTATC ATGCTGGGAGTACGTTGGAGAATGGAGACATTGAG GAAATTAATGGCAAGCTGTGCATAATTTGTCCGAAGCACAAGTACAAGATCACGCTATCTGAGGGCGAGGGCTTGTACAGGGGCAGGAACCCCATGGAGAAACCGCCTGTGTTCAGATGGTACTCCAAGGGTGTGAAGCAGCGGACCCACGCCGTCACAGAGAAAAACGGGGAGGTCTTCGTCAAGCTCTGCATGCAGCCGGCCCGGATCGACTCAGACTACTACCAAGGAGAAAAGGGCAAGATCGAACGAGCCAAAGCCgaagcagcagaggaggacACTCTCGTCATGGACGAGGAAGACGTGTGA
- the ube2r2 gene encoding ubiquitin-conjugating enzyme E2 R2: MAHQATPSSQKALMMELKSLQEQPVEGFRITLVEESDLYNWEVAIFGPPNTLYEGGYFKAHIKFPVDYPYSPPTFRFLTKMWHPNIYENGDVCISILHPPVDDPQSGELPSERWNPTQNVRTILLSVISLLNEPNTFSPANVDASVMFRKWRDSKGKDKEYAEIIRKQVMSTAAEAERDGVKVPTTLAEYCVQTRVPSQDSSSDLLYDDLYDDDMEEEDEEEDESELESVGEAGGMTSVEDGGTSTRHYDNQDDSGNEES, from the exons ATGGCCCACCAGGCGACCCCCAGCTCCCAGAAGGCCCTGATGATGGAGCTGAAGTCCCTGCAGGAGCAGCCGGTGGAGGGCTTCCGCATCACCCTGGTAGAGGAGTCTGACCTCTACAACTGGGAGGTGGCCATCTTCGGGCCCCCGAACACCCTGTATGAGGGCGGCTACTTCAAG GCTCACATCAAGTTCCCGGTGGACTACCCGTACTCCCCGCCCACCTTTCGCTTCCTCACCAAGATGTGGCACCCCAATATCTACGAG AACGGCGATGTGTGCATCTCCATCCTCCACCCTCCCGTCGACGATCCGCAGAGCGGGGAGCTGCCGTCTGAGAGGTGGAACCCCACCCAGAATGTCAG GACAATCCTTCTCAGTGTGATCTCTCTGCTCAATGAGCCCAACACCTTCTCCCCAGCCAACGTGGACGCTTCTGTCATGTTTCGGAAGTGGAGGGACAGCAAAGGCAAGGACAAGGAGTACGCAGAGATCATCAG GAAGCAGGTGATGTCGACGGCGGCTGAGGCGGAGCGCGACGGCGTGAAGGTGCCGACCACGCTGGCGGAGTACTGCGTCCAGACCAGGGTTCCCTCTCAGGACAGCAGCTCGGACCTGCTCTACGACGACCTCTACGACGACgacatggaggaggaggacgaggaggaggacgagagTGAGCTGGAGTCCGTAGGCGAGGCGGGGGGCATGACCTCCGTGGAGGACGGCGGGACGTCCACCAGGCACTACGACAACCAGGACGACTCCGGAAACGAAGAGTCGTGA
- the nudt2 gene encoding bis(5'-nucleosyl)-tetraphosphatase [asymmetrical], whose protein sequence is MALRACGFIVFRRLVGSPPPPGNVEYLLLQTSYGEHHWTPPKGHVDPGEDDLTTALRETKEEAGLGAEHLRVLEGFAKKLRYEVRGRPKEVLYWLAELRDPGTVVTLSDEHQDYRWARLEDACALARYKDLQDTLREAHRHLEAQQD, encoded by the exons ATGGCTCTGCGAGCTTGTGGCTTCATAGTGTTCCGCCGCCTTGTTGGCAGCCCGCCACCGCCAGGCAACGTGGAGTatctcctcctgcagacttCTTACGGTGAACACCACTGGACCCCACCCAAAG GCCACGTGGACCCAGGTGAGGACGACCTTACCACGGCCCTGAGGGAGACCAAAGAAGAGGCCGGGCTGGGGGCGGAGCACCTGCGGGTGCTGGAGGGTTTCGCGAAAAAGCTGAGGTACGAGGTCCGCGGCCGGCCCAAAGAGGTGCTGTACTGGCTGGCCGAGCTGAGGGACCCCGGAACGGTGGTGACCCTGTCCGACGAGCACCAGGACTACCGGTGGGCCCGGCTGGAGGACGCCTGCGCTCTGGCCCGGTACAAAGACCTGCAGGACACCCTGAGGGAGGCTCACAGACACTTAGAGGCTCAGCAGGACTAA
- the rfesd gene encoding Rieske domain-containing protein isoform X2 has product MEEKEQPTEGLHFVGRKDELIEAKRSSRTIEGRDVLVIYHQGVFYAIDCYCYHAGSTLENGDIEEINGKLCIICPKHKYKITLSEGEGLYRGRNPMEKPPVFRWYSKGVKQRTHAVTEKNGEVFVKLCMQPARIDSDYYQGEKGKIERAKAEAAEEDTLVMDEEDV; this is encoded by the exons ATGGAAGAGAAAGAGCAGCCCACAGAAGGTCTTCACTTCGTTGGCAGGAAGGATGAACTGATTGAAGCAAAGCGCTCTTCCAGAACAATAGAGGGTCGGGACGTACTGGTTATCTACCATCAGGGTGTCTTCTACGCTATTGACTGCTACTGCTATC ATGCTGGGAGTACGTTGGAGAATGGAGACATTGAG GAAATTAATGGCAAGCTGTGCATAATTTGTCCGAAGCACAAGTACAAGATCACGCTATCTGAGGGCGAGGGCTTGTACAGGGGCAGGAACCCCATGGAGAAACCGCCTGTGTTCAGATGGTACTCCAAGGGTGTGAAGCAGCGGACCCACGCCGTCACAGAGAAAAACGGGGAGGTCTTCGTCAAGCTCTGCATGCAGCCGGCCCGGATCGACTCAGACTACTACCAAGGAGAAAAGGGCAAGATCGAACGAGCCAAAGCCgaagcagcagaggaggacACTCTCGTCATGGACGAGGAAGACGTGTGA